In Pseudoclavibacter sp. Marseille-Q3772, the sequence TCAGCAGCCTTCCAAAAGCAGCCGAGAACTACCAACCCGCGTGGGTCTTGCGGAGCCACCTCTATCACGCTGTCGGCAGGGATCAAGACGCCATCTCGTCACTAGAGCGGGCCATGACGCTGACCACCGTAACCAGCGAATACGACCACCTATCGGGCCTGCTCGCTCGATGGCGACAACGCTCGTAGTGCGCAGCTCACGATGCACATGCACGTCGCCACTTGCCGGCCTGTTCACGCGCACGTCCGAGTAGCTCGAGTTCGCTCAATCCGGCGCGGACATCGGCCGCGGTCAAACCGCTACGCAATGCGAGGTCGTCCACCGTTCGAGCGGTGCGGGTCGTGAGCGCGTCAAATGTCCGCAGCGCTGCTGGCGGCAGCGAGGGCGATGCCGCATCCGCCGATTGCCCAAACGACCCCAAATCGAGTTCGCGCCGATTAGCGAGTTCCCCAAGCGCCCCGGTATCAAATAATGTCGGCGACGCAGCATTGGCGCACAGGGCAAGCGCGTCTGCGGGACCCGCGATCAACTCCGCCTGCTGTTCCTGAATCAATCTGTGGCAACCGACCGAGGTGCTGCTCGATATCGGGCCCGGCACCGCACCGAGTGCACGCCCCAGCGTGAGCGCGTGGTTCGCCGTGTTCATCGCGCCCGAACGCGCTCCGGCTTCCACCACGATCGTTGCCCCAGCAAGGGCTGCGATTAAGCGATTGCGCTGTAAGAAACGCCACCTAGTCGGTGCTGTACCGCACGGCACCTCGCTGAGCACTGCCCCGCTTGTGATCGTTTGCTCGAGCAACTCACGGTTTCCGCTCGGATATAAGCGATCGAGCCCTCCAGCGAGTACGGCGATCGTGTTTCCGCCGCTGGCAAGGCACACTCGATGCGCCTGTGCATCGATTCCGTACGCGCCACCAGACACCACCGAAACGCCGGCATCACTCGCAGCCACGGCGATCTCTCCGGTGACATCGTCACCGTATCGCGTACTCGCTCGCGACCCGACCAGCGCCAGCATGAGCGGTGAATACGTCAACGCCTTCGGATTGCCGCGCACCCACAACCCCATCGGTCGATGCTCACCGAGGTCATTGAGCGCAACAGGCCACGCCGCATCCGCTGGCGATATGAACCGCGAACCGATGGTGTGCGCCGCATCCAGTAACGCGCAGAAGCGATCAATGCGCATCCGCTGACGCCACCGTGATACTGCGGCGCTCCAATCGCGGTTCGGATCGAGTTTGCTTGCACCAGGCGAACCTGCTTGCACGCGTGCGGACAGCTCTCGGCCCGAATCGTGGGCGGCAATTGCCCACACGTGTTCCAGGGCCGCGCATACGCCGAGCGTTTGCATCAGCGCTCCGGCATCGCTATCCCCCGGTTCGACTGTCATCGACCAGCATGCCCAGGCCAACTGCTCAATCAGGCGGTCGGCGTCGTGATAAGGCACGATGCGGCGGATGCGGTGAAGCAGCTCTGTATTCGTCAGCGGGTTGGGTTCGATCATCATGAAGCGTCCCTTCAACAGCGCGCAGCATCGCGCGGGTCCAGTGCTTGGAAATGGTGGCGATATCAATCGCCGTATCGGGTTCGGTAGAACAACGCTTCGGAGACGTGCTCTCGTGACGGGCGGGATGCTCCGTCGATATCCGCGAGCGTCCAGGCGACCCTGGAGGCGCGCACATAGCCACGCATTGAGATCTGCCCGCGTTGTAACGCAGCATCTAGTGGTTCGCTGGCTCCCAGGTCAGGTCGAAGTTCGGCCCGGCGAAGCAGCGATCCAGACACCTCCGCGTTCCGGGTGTGGCCAAACTGCGCGAGACGCGACTCACTGCGCGCCCGGCACTCAGCAACAACCGCTCGCGCCTGTGCGCTTGAGGTCGCTCCCGTGTGACCTGCCTGCGCCAAGCGGGTCTGCGCCACCGAGGCTCGTTCCACTCGTAATTGCAGATCGATTCGATCCAGCAACGGCCCCGATAGCCGCCCCAGATATTGCCGCTGCTGATGCGGCGTGCACTGACATCGCAACCCGGCCGCACCCGCATTGCCGCACGGGCACGGATTCGCGGCAATCACCAGCTGCACATTCGCCGGATACGTGACACTCCCTCTCGAGCGGTGAATGGTTACCGTCCCTGACTCGAGCGGTTGCCGCAAGCTGTCCAGTACTCGCCGGGAAAACTCGGGTGCCTCATCCAGAAACAACACACCGTGCGCGGCGAGCGACAGTGCCCCTGGCTGAATCACTCCGCTACCGCCGCCGATCAGAGCAACGGCCGAGGCCGAGTGATGCGGCGCCTGAATTGGAGGCCGCAACGAAAGTTCCCCAGCCACACCCATTGACTTCAACGACCGTATGGCCGCGACCTCGATCGCCGCATCCACACTGAGATCAGGCAGAATGCCGGGGAGCCGCTCGGCAAGCATCGTTTTACCGCTGCCCGGAGGGCCAATCATCGAGAAATGGTGACCACCAGCGGCAGCAACCACCAGTGCGCGAACGGCCGATTCGTTACCGATAACCTCGGCTAAATCACCCGGCGGTTCAGCCGCAGGCGCGCTGTCTGACACCAGCAGCGGTGTCGTTTCGCTCTCGGGCTCATCCAGGGAACCGCCATCGGCACCGTAATGTTCGGCGAGCTGCGCAAGCGACCGGATCGGCACGACCGTAATACCTTCCACAAGCCGTGCCTCCTGCTCGGCGTCAGCGGCGACAAGAATGGTGTCAAAGCCGAGCCGTTTCGCTGCGTGCACGGCCGGCAACACGCCGCTCACGGCACGAACCGCACCGGTGAGCGCGAGCTCACCGAGATGTGCGTTACGGGCGGGGCCAGCGGGATCGATCACGCCCTCTGCCGCCAACACCGCTGCCGCAATCGCTAGGTCAAACCCGGCTCCGTGCTTACGGAGTTCAGCCGGTGAGAGACTCACCGTGCAACGTTTTGCCGACAGCGGGTGACCGCTCGAATGCATCGCTGCTCGCAGGCGGTGCTCGGACTCACCCAGGGCCGCATCCGGCAATCCGATAATCAGCAGTTTCGGCAGCCCCGCTGCCATCTGCACATCGACCCGTACCGCGTCTCCGTGGAGTCCAGCCAGCGCGATACCCCAGCTGCGTGCGTTCGCCACGATCAGATCAGCAGATTGTCGATGTGGTGGATTCGCGGTTCGCGCCCCAGCGGTGCGTAGATACCGATGGCATCGATGCGAGTGCGACCGACCACGTGCGGATGCGCCTCACGCCAAGCGAACGCAACCTGCCGCATCCGCCGAAGTTTATGCACGGTGATTGCTTCAAGCGGATCACCGGTATCAAGCACCCGCCGGGTTTTCACCTCAATGAACACCAAGTCAGTACCGTGCTTTGCGACGATATCCACCTCGCCATAACGGCAATGCCAATTGGTATCGAGGATGTGATACCCGCGGTAGCGCAGGTATTCGCACGCGGTTTCCTCGCCCTGTTTTCCGACCCCAATATTGGTACTCATCCGGCTTCCCCTCTACTCACGCCGTTGCTTGCTACGGACTGTGCGTGTGTTCACGCGTGCCATAAGCCTGCTAGAGCCAGCGAGCTCGTGGGAAAGAACGAACGCGACCTGTGGATATCTCGTTATCCACAGGCCGCGCGATACATGAGCGCGTTATTCGTCGAGCGAGAGTTCCTTCGGCAGCTCGAAATCGTGCGCGTTGAGTTCTTCCACGTTCACATCCTTGAACGTGAGTACCCGAACCTGTTTCACAAACCGGTCGGAACGGTAGATATCCCACACCCACACGTCACGCATGGTGAGTTCAAAGTAGAAGTCGTTTGCCGCATCCCGCCGCTCGAGGGTTACTTCGTTCGCCAGGTAAAAGCGACGCTCGGTCTCCACGACATATTTGAACTGCTTGGCGACATCCCGATACTCGCGGAAAAGCGCCAGTTCTACACCGCGTTCGTATTCGTCGAAAGCCTCATCGTTCATGACCGTTCAGTCTAGCCCGCACAGGCCAATAACCGCACTGCCGCCACGAGAACCCGTATCGGCGCTACGACGCGCCGGAACCGCTTGCCGCAAGAATCTTGTACAACCAAGTTGCCCGGTGGTGCGCGCTTGCACCAAGCGCAACAATCGCCTGTCGATGTGCAGCCGAACCGTAGCCTTTATTACGTAGCCAGCCGTACGGCTCGAGTTGCGCATCCGCTGCCACTAGCTGTGCCATATGTTGGTCACGCTCGACTTTTGCAATGACGGATGCGGCGGCTACCGCGGCACAGTCACGGTCGGCTTTCGGTCTGGTTACGACGTGCAGCGACGAAGTACACCCGGGAGTCAGCCAATCATGCGTGCCGTCGAGCAGTATGGTGCTGTCAGCTACGGGCACACCCTGTTCCCACAGCTGCGCCAGCGCCCGAACACCGGCGGCGGCGAGGCTCGGGCCGATCCCGAACTCATCAATCTCGGCCGCGCTCGCCCATCCGGTAGCACAAGCCCACACCCACTCGCGCGCCAGTGGCGCAAACGCCTCGCGCCGACGCTCCGTCAGCAGCTTCGAATCACGCAAGCCCTCGGGGAAACCGGCCTCGCATTCTTGCGCACGGATCGCACTGACCCCAACGGTTACTGGACCGGCAAGCGCACCGCGCCCAACCTCATCCATACCGATCACCACCGAGGTCTCGCGCAGCAGGGCACGCTCTACTTCAAGCGTTGGTTCGACTGGCACTATGGACGCCGCGAGGGTACGGCCGCGAATACCCCTGAGTAATTGTCGATAAAACCGATCCGGTTCATCGGCCAGTTGATCATGAACGCTTGCCCGACAATGTTCTCGTACGGCACAAACCCCTTAGTGGGTAGGTCTTGGTGTGCGCGCGAGTCCTGCGAGTTGAACCGGTTATCGCCCATGACCCACACCGAATCCTCGGGCACCGTCACGTCGAATGCCTCGCCGGATGCGCGATCGCGTGAGTCGGTCACGATGTACGGTTCGCGGATTGGAACATCGTTAATCACGATCTGCCCGTAGGCGTTACAGCACACCACGTGGTCGCCAGGCATTCCGATTACTCGCTTGACGAGGTGATTGTGTGCATCCTCTGGCTTCAGGCCAATGCCCTCGAGGAAACCATCGACGACCGCTTGCACGGGCTGTTTCTCTTCAGGTTGCGCGGCAGGCAGCCAGCCACCCGGATCCTGGAACACGATCACATCACCGCGATTTAAGGGGACGAGATCCGGCACCAATTGGTTCACCAGTACGCGGTCCTCCTCGATCAGCGTGTTGTGCATGGATGCGGAGGGGATGTAAAACGGCCGCAAGAAGAACGTCTTGATGATGACCGAAATCACCAGCGCGATCACGACAATGATTGCCGCGTCGCGCAAAAACAGTGTGAAACCGCCGCGCTGGACGATCTCGCCCTTGCGGTTGAGCGCAATATCGTCGCGCAGCCGATGGCGCGGACCGTGTGTGTGCCGGAAGAGCTCGACAATGAGGTCGTCATCCTCTTCGCCGTGACCAGACGGTGCCAGTGTCGGCAGTTCGTAATCAACGTCTGGCAAGCGGAGCTCCTCGGGTGTGTGAGATTGCAAGCGATTCTACGTGGAAAATGACCACAGCCCCCGCCGACTGGCAGAGGCTGCGGAATGAACGTTACCGAGTTGGTACGTAAACGAAGTGATTAGCTCTCGCGACGCTCGCGAATCTTCGCTGCCTTACCGCGACGGTCGCGCAGATAGTACAGCTTGGCGCGACGAACGACACCGCGCGAAACAACCTCGATCTTTTCGATGATCGGCGAGTGTACCGGGAAGGTACGCTCAACGCCGACCTGGAAGCTCACCTTACGAACGGTGAAGGTTTCGCGCACGCCGTCGCCCTGACGAGCAAGCACGATGCCCTGGAACACCTGAACACGCGAACGGTTACCTTCAACGATGTTGACGTGAACCTTGACGGTGTCGCCGGGGCGGAATTCCGGAACGTCCTTCAGCGACTGTGCGTCGATCTGGTCAATGAGGTTTGCCATGTGATGCATCACTCTCTGCATCGCCACAGGTCGATTGCATTGAAATGAATGGTCTGTATTCCAGCGGCAGAGTGTCCCCTGTGGCAGAGTCATGCCGCGGCACAAGCGGCTAGTTTACCCGGTCATTCGAGTGTCCGGCAAGTGGATGCGCACAGCAGTTGGCAGCGCAGCGACCGTTCGCTATTCCCCGCGCGGGCGAGCGATCCACTCGGGGCCGCTCTCGTCTTCATCGTTGTCGTCGATGATCTCGGCATCGACCGCATCCCGGCCGCTGGCACCAGGACCCTCTTGCACGGTCCACTCTTCATCAACGGTGATAACTCGTGGCTGCGGCTCCTCGGGGGACCCAGTGCGTAGGTGATCGCGCATTTGCTGCGCACGCGCCGTCATATTGTCGATGTTCTCCTGCTGGGAACGTTTGGCGCACCACCAAATACCGAAGGCGGATACCGCGATCGCAACCAATTGCAGGATGCCCCCGACCGCACCCGGAGTGCTGACTCCAGCAACCCAGGCCGCGATCGCGCCAAGATACCAGCTGCCTTCGGCGATGGGCAGTTTTCGAGCGGTACGGATACTTGGTCGCAGCCACAGCACGAACCCAAAGATCGCCAGCTCCAAGAACAGCAACGGCACAACGACGAATAGGGATAGGAATCCGGTGAGGCTTTGTCTCCAAATCAGCCAGGCCACGATGGCCCATGCCGATACTGCGAATGGCACAAAGCCAAACGCCATAACTACCGCATTACCGATGGAACTCGGGAAGTATGCGCGGGAAGGTGCAGTCATCGAAGAAAATCCGTTCGTAGCGAGTCGATAAGTCCGATGCGGTTGCCGCCGCGAAGCGTGGCGCGCTGGCGTTCGGCGGGCGTGCTGTCGAGCAGCAGCAAGCAGCTTACGAGTTCGCCCTCACAGCCGAGATCACGAGCGATGCCCTGTAGCTCATCGATTCGGCGCGCAAACGCCTCACGGGCCGGCTGCTCGTTACCGTCCGCATCCACAATAATCTTGGTGTCCAAGCCGAACCGTGCCGCCCGAAACTTATTCTCGCGCACCACCCACATTGGTAGTAGTGGCAGCGGTTTCCCCGCTTGCACGGCACGGATCGCCTCTTCGACAACGCACTGCACCACTGCTGCGTGCGCCGCAATGTGGAAAAGCGATGGCTGGCTATCGGCGACCGTTACGCCGACGGAGCCCGACCACGGCTCGGGGCGAAGCGTCCAGTCCAGGTCTTCCCAGCGCTCAATAACACCGGCTCGGCACATTCCGTTCACCGCCTGCACCGTGTCTTCCCAGCTGTCGAATCGTGAGGGCAGTCCGGCTCCGGGCACTTGACGGCGCAGCAGAGTGCGGTGCGAGACAAAACCGGTGTTTTGTCCCATCCAGTACGGGCTTGCTGCTGTCGGGGCCAATAACCACTGATAGTTCCGCCCGAGTGCGCCGGTGATGCTCGGGATCATTTGCGGGTCTTCGACACCGACGTGGACGCCCATCCCCCAAGCTGCGAGTTGGCGCGACCACTCACGACCACGTTCTACGAGCTCGATGCCGTGGTGGTCAGGGGTGATTGTTTGCACATGCCAATCGGAGTATGGATGCGCGCCGACACCGATCACCCCGCAGCCGGCCGCATCCGCCGCCGCCACTACTTTCGTTGCCAATGCCCGCAACTCAGCGATTGCGCCCGGCACATTGCGGTGCACGGCGGTAGAAATTCGAACGGTGTTCGTCATGAACCCGGCACTGAAACTGGGCTCTGCAAGAGCATCGAGCACTTCACCGGCACGACCAACAAGCTCTCCGCTTGCCGGGTCGACAAGCGCGACATCCCAGTCCAGCGAGAGGGATACGCGTTCGCCTGCGTTGAACTCCATGACCGTCATCGTACCGACCTATTAGTGAACGGCACACACGAACCCGTTGAATCCGCTGGAACGGCTTTTCAACTTGGCTGGAAATCTGCAAGAATAGTTCGTTGAGTCTGTGCCGCGACCCTCTCTTCGCAGCGCGCAGCGCATCCTGAGCTTCGGTCGAGCGCGCCCCACGCATTTGGCTGAGCCAAGAGTGTTCATTAATTTTCAAACCAAAGCAGGAGACCTGTGTCTGTAAAGATCCGCCTTAAGCGCCTGGGTAAGACCCGTGCACCCTTCTACCGTGTGGTTGTCGCCGACGAACGCGCCAAGCGCAACGGCCGCGTCATCGAAGAGATCGGCACCTACGACCCCACCCGCGAACCCTCGGTAATCTCGATCGAGTCCGAGCGCGCTCAGTACTGGCTTTCCGTCGGTGCTCAGCCCACCGAAGCCGTCGCCGCACTTCTGAAGCTCACCGGCGACTGGGGCAAGTTCAAGGGCGAAGGCCCGACCGAATCGCAGGTTAAGCCGCAGGTCGAGAAGGAAGCCTTCCAGGCTGACGCCAACAAGAAGCCGGTGCTGAAGCCGAAGGCTGAACCAAAGGCTGAAGAAGAAGCACCGGCTGCCGAGGCAACCGAAGCACCCGCCGAGGAAGCACCAGCTGCCGAAGCAGAAGAAACCAAGGAGTAGTTCATGCTCGCGTCAGCGCTCGAACACATTGTCTGCGGAATCGTTGATAACCCGGACGATGTTCGCGTTGATGCTCGAGAAACTCCTCGCGGCGAAGTCCTCCGGGTGCAGGTGCACCCGGAGGACCGCGGCCGCGTCATCGGCCGAAACGGACGCACAGCACAGGCGCTGCGCACCGTGATTTCGGCGCTGGCTCAGGGGCGCCGCGTCCGTGTGGACGTGGCCACTGACTAACTTCCCGGGTGGGCAGCGTGGGCGGTAAGAAACGCAGCGGCATCACCCAATTGCGCGTTGGCCGGCTCGTTCGGGCACACGGCCTTAAGGGCGCAATCAAACTCGAGCTTTACACGGATGAACCCAATCGGCGGTTCGTTCCCGGCGCGTCGTTCTCGCTACAGGTACCCGCATCCTCACCCTGGCGAGGCAAGAAGCTTGTGCTGCGCGAGCTGCGCTGGCTCGGTGACGCTCCCCTCGGATTCTTTGAGGGCGTAACCGACCGCACCACCGCTGAGACGCTCGTGAAGGCGATCCTGTGGGTCGATCAGGACGATGCCGAAGAACTCGACCCAAACACCTGGTATGACCACCAGTTGGTTGAACTGGATGCGGTCGTGAACGGTTCGGTCGTCGGCAAGATTGCCCGCGTCGACCACTTCCCCGCCCAAGATCTGCTTGTCGTGACCACCGCAACCGGCGATGTCATGGTGCCGTTCGTGAAGGAGATCGTTCCCGAAGTCAATATCGAACGCGGCACAGTCACGATCACCCCACCGGGTGGACTGTTTGATGGCAACGCCGAAGAGGCGCGGCCGGAAGGCCAGCGCTCCCCGCAGGAGCGCGCAGACACCGCATCCGCTACGACAGCCACCGGCGAAGAAACCGCATAATCGTGCGCATCGATATCGTCACCATCTTTCCGCAGTTCTTCGACATCCTCGATCTCTCGCTGCTGGGTAAAGCCCGCGCGCAGGGACTCATCGACCTGCGCATCCACGATCTTCGCGATGCCACTTCCGATCGTCACCGCACTGTGGATGACACGCCTTACGGCGGCGGCGCAGGCATGGTGATGAAGCCAGAACCCTGGGGCGAAACGCTCGACCGCATTCTTGACGACTCCCCCACCGAATCACCGTTGGTGATCTTCCCATCGCCTGCCGGTGATGTGTTTCAACAGGCGCGGGCGCGTGATCTGGCACAGGAGTCGCACATCGTGTTCGGATGCGGGCGCTACGAGGGCATCGACCAGCGCGTATTCGAGTACGCAGCCTCACGCGCACGCGTTGAACTGATTTCAATCGGCGACTATGTCCTCAACGGCGGTGAGGTCGCTGTGATGGCGATGATCGAGGCGTTTGGTCGGCTCATTCCGGGCGTCGTGGGAAACCCCGAGTCGCTCGTTGAAGAATCACACGAACAGGGGTTGCTCGAGTACCCGAGCTATACAAAGCCCGCAGTGTGGCGCGGGATGGAGGTGCCGCCAGTACTGCTCAGTGGTCACCACGCGAACATCACGAGTTGGCGCCATGAGCAGCAGCTCGAACGCACTCGACGCGTGCGCCCCGATCTCTACCAGTCGTGGACGGAAAACCAGTAGTTCGCCGAGCCTAGGCTCCCCCGAGCCGTACGGCTCGGACGCGCTACTGCGCTACTTGCGCAAGAACTTCTGCAGCTTCTCGAGTTCTTCGGGCGTCGGGCCGCCCTGCCCCTGGCCGCCGCCGAAGGCGCCACCACCGAACGCACCGCCGCCGAACGACGAGCCAGACGGTGCCGCGGATTCCTTCGGGGCCGCCTGTTGCTGCATCCGCTTCTGCGGGTTTCCGGAGAACTTCTTCCCCTTCTTCTTCGCCGCAGCTTTCTTCGCCGCACCGCGACCACGCCCCGGCATGCCGGACATACCGGGCATTCCCGGCATTGCGGGCATGCCCTCGCCGCTTGCCATCGAGCGAGTCATCTTCGCCATCATTTCGAACCGTTTGACCAGCTCGTTGACATCGCGAACCTCGGTACCCGAACCGCGCGCGATACGCGAACGACGAGAACCGTTCAGCACCTTCGGGTTGCGGCGTTCCAGCGGCGTCATCGACTGAATAATCGCCTCGATACGCACCAGCGAAGACTCATCGAAGTCGTCGATTGCGTTCTTGTACTCCTTCGGCACGTTCGGCAGCAGCGAGAGCATCTTCTTGAAGTTGCCCGCGCGGCGAACCTGCTGCATTTGCTTGAGGAAGTCGTCGAGGGTGTACTCATTGCGCGCCAATTTCTCTGCAGACTTGCGCGCCTCTTCTTCATCGAACGCACGCTGTGCTTCCTCAATGAGCGACAGCACGTCACCCATGTTCAGGATGCGGCCGGCCATCCGGTCTGGGTGGAACTGTTCGAAGTCTTCGAGACGTTCACCAACCGAGGCAAACATGATCGGACGCTCGGTGGTCTGCGCAACGGACAGCGCCGCACCACCGCGAGCATCACCATCCAGCTTCGTCAAGACAACACCGCTGAAGTCAACGCCCTGCTGGAAGGCCCGCGCGGTCGCGACCGCATCCTGACCGATCATGGCGTCGATGACGAAGAGCACCTCATCCGGGTTCGTCGCTTCTTTAATGCGACGCGCCTGATTCATCAGTTCTTCGTCGACACCGAGACGACCCGCAGTGTCGATGATGACCACATCGTGCTGCTTTGACTCTGCAAGTCGCAGCGATTCGCGGGCCACACGTACCGGGTCGCCCACACCATTGCCGGGTTCGGGTGCAAACACCGGAACACCTGCCTGGTCACCGACGATCTGCAGCTGGGTTACCGCGTTAGGGCGCTGCAAGTCGGCAGCAACCAGCATCGGTGTGTGCTGTTCCTGCACCAGCCACTTCGCCAGTTTTCCGGCGAGGGTGGTCTTACCTGCACCCTGCAAACCGACGAGCATGATTACCGTCGGTGGGCGCTTCGCGAACGAGATGTTACGGTCCTGGTCGCCACCGAGGATGCGGATGAGTTCCTCGTTAACGATCTGAACGACCTGCTGTGCCGGGTTAAGTGCGCGGTTCACCTCATCGCCGAGTGCGCGTTCGCGAACGTGCGCAACAAACGCTTTCACCACCGGCAGGGCAACGTCGGCTTCAAGCAGCGCACGACGAATTTCGCGGACAGTGCTGTCGATATCCGCCGCGGTCAGCTTTCCTTTAGAGCGGAGGTTGCCGAGGGCGTCGACGAGGCGATCAGAGAGGTTACCAAACAGGGCCATAGTCCGGCTATTCTACCGGGCATTCACGCTGCGCGCAGGCCCGCCGTGTATGCACTACTGCTCGGCGTTACCGAGCGCTTGCGCGGCGAGTGACACGAGTGTGTTCGCCATCGTGCCAAGCGGTTGTTCTTCACGCCAGATCGCCGTGAACGGGCGGCGAAACTGCATCCCCGCCACCGCAACTCGCACCAGCCGTCCCGCTGCGAGGTCATCGCCGACGGTGACCATGCTCATCACCGACGGCCCCATCCCGGCAGCGACCGCATTACGAACCGACATCACGGCCGAAAACTCGGCGGCCGGTTCTGCGAGTTTCAGGTTCGGATGCGATTGGGCAAGCAGCGTTTCGAGCACCTGCCGAGTTCCGGAACCTTCTTCGCGCACCACCAGCGGTGTTGCGGCAAGCGTCTCAATGCTGATGTGCTCACGCCCGGCCCATTCGTGCTCGGGAGCCACGACCACGACGAGTTCATCCTGACCGATGATCCGCTGC encodes:
- a CDS encoding YraN family protein; its protein translation is MSTNIGVGKQGEETACEYLRYRGYHILDTNWHCRYGEVDIVAKHGTDLVFIEVKTRRVLDTGDPLEAITVHKLRRMRQVAFAWREAHPHVVGRTRIDAIGIYAPLGREPRIHHIDNLLI
- a CDS encoding RNA-binding protein, with the translated sequence MLASALEHIVCGIVDNPDDVRVDARETPRGEVLRVQVHPEDRGRVIGRNGRTAQALRTVISALAQGRRVRVDVATD
- the rplS gene encoding 50S ribosomal protein L19 gives rise to the protein MANLIDQIDAQSLKDVPEFRPGDTVKVHVNIVEGNRSRVQVFQGIVLARQGDGVRETFTVRKVSFQVGVERTFPVHSPIIEKIEVVSRGVVRRAKLYYLRDRRGKAAKIRERRES
- the rpsP gene encoding 30S ribosomal protein S16, with translation MSVKIRLKRLGKTRAPFYRVVVADERAKRNGRVIEEIGTYDPTREPSVISIESERAQYWLSVGAQPTEAVAALLKLTGDWGKFKGEGPTESQVKPQVEKEAFQADANKKPVLKPKAEPKAEEEAPAAEATEAPAEEAPAAEAEETKE
- a CDS encoding YifB family Mg chelatase-like AAA ATPase codes for the protein MANARSWGIALAGLHGDAVRVDVQMAAGLPKLLIIGLPDAALGESEHRLRAAMHSSGHPLSAKRCTVSLSPAELRKHGAGFDLAIAAAVLAAEGVIDPAGPARNAHLGELALTGAVRAVSGVLPAVHAAKRLGFDTILVAADAEQEARLVEGITVVPIRSLAQLAEHYGADGGSLDEPESETTPLLVSDSAPAAEPPGDLAEVIGNESAVRALVVAAAGGHHFSMIGPPGSGKTMLAERLPGILPDLSVDAAIEVAAIRSLKSMGVAGELSLRPPIQAPHHSASAVALIGGGSGVIQPGALSLAAHGVLFLDEAPEFSRRVLDSLRQPLESGTVTIHRSRGSVTYPANVQLVIAANPCPCGNAGAAGLRCQCTPHQQRQYLGRLSGPLLDRIDLQLRVERASVAQTRLAQAGHTGATSSAQARAVVAECRARSESRLAQFGHTRNAEVSGSLLRRAELRPDLGASEPLDAALQRGQISMRGYVRASRVAWTLADIDGASRPSREHVSEALFYRTRYGD
- the lepB gene encoding signal peptidase I, translating into MPDVDYELPTLAPSGHGEEDDDLIVELFRHTHGPRHRLRDDIALNRKGEIVQRGGFTLFLRDAAIIVVIALVISVIIKTFFLRPFYIPSASMHNTLIEEDRVLVNQLVPDLVPLNRGDVIVFQDPGGWLPAAQPEEKQPVQAVVDGFLEGIGLKPEDAHNHLVKRVIGMPGDHVVCCNAYGQIVINDVPIREPYIVTDSRDRASGEAFDVTVPEDSVWVMGDNRFNSQDSRAHQDLPTKGFVPYENIVGQAFMINWPMNRIGFIDNYSGVFAAVPSRRP
- the trmD gene encoding tRNA (guanosine(37)-N1)-methyltransferase TrmD — encoded protein: MRIDIVTIFPQFFDILDLSLLGKARAQGLIDLRIHDLRDATSDRHRTVDDTPYGGGAGMVMKPEPWGETLDRILDDSPTESPLVIFPSPAGDVFQQARARDLAQESHIVFGCGRYEGIDQRVFEYAASRARVELISIGDYVLNGGEVAVMAMIEAFGRLIPGVVGNPESLVEESHEQGLLEYPSYTKPAVWRGMEVPPVLLSGHHANITSWRHEQQLERTRRVRPDLYQSWTENQ
- a CDS encoding ribonuclease HII; this encodes MPVEPTLEVERALLRETSVVIGMDEVGRGALAGPVTVGVSAIRAQECEAGFPEGLRDSKLLTERRREAFAPLAREWVWACATGWASAAEIDEFGIGPSLAAAGVRALAQLWEQGVPVADSTILLDGTHDWLTPGCTSSLHVVTRPKADRDCAAVAAASVIAKVERDQHMAQLVAADAQLEPYGWLRNKGYGSAAHRQAIVALGASAHHRATWLYKILAASGSGAS
- the dprA gene encoding DNA-processing protein DprA, whose amino-acid sequence is MMIEPNPLTNTELLHRIRRIVPYHDADRLIEQLAWACWSMTVEPGDSDAGALMQTLGVCAALEHVWAIAAHDSGRELSARVQAGSPGASKLDPNRDWSAAVSRWRQRMRIDRFCALLDAAHTIGSRFISPADAAWPVALNDLGEHRPMGLWVRGNPKALTYSPLMLALVGSRASTRYGDDVTGEIAVAASDAGVSVVSGGAYGIDAQAHRVCLASGGNTIAVLAGGLDRLYPSGNRELLEQTITSGAVLSEVPCGTAPTRWRFLQRNRLIAALAGATIVVEAGARSGAMNTANHALTLGRALGAVPGPISSSTSVGCHRLIQEQQAELIAGPADALALCANAASPTLFDTGALGELANRRELDLGSFGQSADAASPSLPPAALRTFDALTTRTARTVDDLALRSGLTAADVRAGLSELELLGRAREQAGKWRRACAS
- the rimM gene encoding ribosome maturation factor RimM (Essential for efficient processing of 16S rRNA) codes for the protein MGGKKRSGITQLRVGRLVRAHGLKGAIKLELYTDEPNRRFVPGASFSLQVPASSPWRGKKLVLRELRWLGDAPLGFFEGVTDRTTAETLVKAILWVDQDDAEELDPNTWYDHQLVELDAVVNGSVVGKIARVDHFPAQDLLVVTTATGDVMVPFVKEIVPEVNIERGTVTITPPGGLFDGNAEEARPEGQRSPQERADTASATTATGEETA
- a CDS encoding DUF2469 family protein, with translation MNDEAFDEYERGVELALFREYRDVAKQFKYVVETERRFYLANEVTLERRDAANDFYFELTMRDVWVWDIYRSDRFVKQVRVLTFKDVNVEELNAHDFELPKELSLDE
- a CDS encoding YbdK family carboxylate-amine ligase; translated protein: MEFNAGERVSLSLDWDVALVDPASGELVGRAGEVLDALAEPSFSAGFMTNTVRISTAVHRNVPGAIAELRALATKVVAAADAAGCGVIGVGAHPYSDWHVQTITPDHHGIELVERGREWSRQLAAWGMGVHVGVEDPQMIPSITGALGRNYQWLLAPTAASPYWMGQNTGFVSHRTLLRRQVPGAGLPSRFDSWEDTVQAVNGMCRAGVIERWEDLDWTLRPEPWSGSVGVTVADSQPSLFHIAAHAAVVQCVVEEAIRAVQAGKPLPLLPMWVVRENKFRAARFGLDTKIIVDADGNEQPAREAFARRIDELQGIARDLGCEGELVSCLLLLDSTPAERQRATLRGGNRIGLIDSLRTDFLR